A genomic stretch from Styela clava chromosome 5, kaStyClav1.hap1.2, whole genome shotgun sequence includes:
- the LOC120345042 gene encoding 3-galactosyl-N-acetylglucosaminide 4-alpha-L-fucosyltransferase FUT3-like isoform X3 — translation MAYHLYSSSTPKWRIKVHRMTKHFRPRHNSWKTRHIVALSLVGFVWYTLVSKWSPTEDKSSLIRKLQGLKPVFSQKSSKSTMMTSTTTATKTTLRAIQKPSVLEKQKSDKSPKLVPPKQKSRNKDEDADPFNRKKLNMNNDPKLAELIPVEAPGRRTRPKLGGFLTPPPMTKKPPIILVWKAMEHQMKHYKEDLEFYFGEECGGCQLTTNRALAKECAALVHFNSPDLRKLMDVPDNSTRNPDQFYVFWSRETPAKTYSFRNVLQDKRFDPIFNLTINFRRDADIVDYFGNREYELRFYREKERDTDNKWFERLLKKKNGLAVWAVSNCNSTYGATERMKYAKSLMKAGLKLTAFGQCFGKRPTGGEMLQQLMRHKFYMSLENSIHCPDYVSEKFWRNGLRAGAVPVVWGPSREDIAEIAPKHSYIHSEDFETPEKLVKYLNYLDKNQTAYLEYHAWRFKPIDDSIPEEDIIPTYRSSLCRLCKKINERPIVRKTIASVYDWLYETRYPDDLCFR, via the exons ATGGCATATCACCTTTATTCATCGTCGACACCAAAGTGGAGAATAAAG GTCCACAGAATGACGAAGCATTTCCGACCACGGCACAATTCATGGAAGACGAGACATATCGTTGCCCTGTCTTTGGTAGGTTTTGTTTGGTACACTCTGGTTTCCAAATGGTCTCCCACAGAAGATAAATCTTCTTTGATCAGAAAACTTCAGGGATTGAAGCCAGTATTTTCACAAAAATCTTCGAAAAGCACCATGATGACGAGTACAACCACGGCAACTAAAACCACCTTGAGAGCAATACAGAAACCGTCCGTACTTGAAAAACAGAAATCTGATAAATCACCCAAACTTGTGCCTCCCAAACAAAAGTCCAGAAATAAAGACGAAGATGCCGATCCGTtcaacagaaaaaaattgaacatgaaTAATGACCCAAAATTGGCTGAGCTTATTCCAGTTGAGGCACCTGGTAGAAGAACTAGACCGAAATTGGGAGGTTTCTTAACACCTCCTCCTATGACGAAAAAGCCTCCTATAATTCTAGTGTGGAAAGCTATGGAACACCAGATGAAACATTATAAGGAAGATTTGGAATTTTATTTTGGAGAGGAATGTGGGGGTTGTCAGTTGACAACAAATAGAGCGCTGGCGAAAGAATGTGCAGCCCTGGTTCATTTCAATTCTCCAGATTTACGAAAACTTATGGATGTACCGGATAACAGTACCAG aaatccggaccaattttacgttttttggtCTCGTGAGACCCCGGCAAAAACTTATTCCTTCAGAAATGTACTTCAAGACAAACGTTTTGATCCAATCTTCAACCTTACAATCAATTTTCGGCGGGATGCAGATATTGTTGATTACTTCGGTAATCGAGAATACGAACTTCGATTCTATCGGGAAAAAGAGAGAGACACTGACAACAAATGGTTTGAGAGattattgaaaaagaaaaacggCCTTGCAGTATGGGCAGTCAGTAATTGCAACAGCACTTATGGAGCTACGGAAAGAATGAAATACGCGAAATCACTGATGAAGGCAGGTCTAAAGCTAACGGCATTTGGACAATGCTTCGGTAAAAGACCCACTGGTGGCGAAATGTTACAGCAGCTGATGCGACATAAGTTTTACATGTCCCTAGAAAATTCGATTCATTGCCCTGATTATGTTTCGGAAAAGTTCTGGAGAAATGGTCTACGCGCTGGTGCTGTGCCAGTAGTATGGGGTCCATCTCGAGAAGATATTGCAGAAATTGCCCCAAAACATTCTTATATTCACAGCGAAGACTTTGAAACCCCAGAGAAGCtggtgaaatatttaaattatttagaTAAAAATCAAACAGCTTATTTGGAGTATCATGCTTGGCGTTTTAAACCAATAGACGATTCGATACCTGAAGAAGACATCATACCAACATACAGATCGTCGTTGTGTCGACTgtgtaaaaaaattaatgagAGGCCAATTGTTCGCAAAACGATTGCTTCTGTTTATGACTGGTTATATGAAACACGATATCCAGACGATTTGTGTTTTCGATGA
- the LOC120345042 gene encoding 3-galactosyl-N-acetylglucosaminide 4-alpha-L-fucosyltransferase FUT3-like isoform X1 yields MSCQTPIAKLKLSLFERRKEYKKVHRMTKHFRPRHNSWKTRHIVALSLVGFVWYTLVSKWSPTEDKSSLIRKLQGLKPVFSQKSSKSTMMTSTTTATKTTLRAIQKPSVLEKQKSDKSPKLVPPKQKSRNKDEDADPFNRKKLNMNNDPKLAELIPVEAPGRRTRPKLGGFLTPPPMTKKPPIILVWKAMEHQMKHYKEDLEFYFGEECGGCQLTTNRALAKECAALVHFNSPDLRKLMDVPDNSTRNPDQFYVFWSRETPAKTYSFRNVLQDKRFDPIFNLTINFRRDADIVDYFGNREYELRFYREKERDTDNKWFERLLKKKNGLAVWAVSNCNSTYGATERMKYAKSLMKAGLKLTAFGQCFGKRPTGGEMLQQLMRHKFYMSLENSIHCPDYVSEKFWRNGLRAGAVPVVWGPSREDIAEIAPKHSYIHSEDFETPEKLVKYLNYLDKNQTAYLEYHAWRFKPIDDSIPEEDIIPTYRSSLCRLCKKINERPIVRKTIASVYDWLYETRYPDDLCFR; encoded by the exons ATGTCATGTCAAACACCTATCGCCAAATTGAAGCTGTCGTTATTTGAACGAAGGAAAGAGTACAAAAAG GTCCACAGAATGACGAAGCATTTCCGACCACGGCACAATTCATGGAAGACGAGACATATCGTTGCCCTGTCTTTGGTAGGTTTTGTTTGGTACACTCTGGTTTCCAAATGGTCTCCCACAGAAGATAAATCTTCTTTGATCAGAAAACTTCAGGGATTGAAGCCAGTATTTTCACAAAAATCTTCGAAAAGCACCATGATGACGAGTACAACCACGGCAACTAAAACCACCTTGAGAGCAATACAGAAACCGTCCGTACTTGAAAAACAGAAATCTGATAAATCACCCAAACTTGTGCCTCCCAAACAAAAGTCCAGAAATAAAGACGAAGATGCCGATCCGTtcaacagaaaaaaattgaacatgaaTAATGACCCAAAATTGGCTGAGCTTATTCCAGTTGAGGCACCTGGTAGAAGAACTAGACCGAAATTGGGAGGTTTCTTAACACCTCCTCCTATGACGAAAAAGCCTCCTATAATTCTAGTGTGGAAAGCTATGGAACACCAGATGAAACATTATAAGGAAGATTTGGAATTTTATTTTGGAGAGGAATGTGGGGGTTGTCAGTTGACAACAAATAGAGCGCTGGCGAAAGAATGTGCAGCCCTGGTTCATTTCAATTCTCCAGATTTACGAAAACTTATGGATGTACCGGATAACAGTACCAG aaatccggaccaattttacgttttttggtCTCGTGAGACCCCGGCAAAAACTTATTCCTTCAGAAATGTACTTCAAGACAAACGTTTTGATCCAATCTTCAACCTTACAATCAATTTTCGGCGGGATGCAGATATTGTTGATTACTTCGGTAATCGAGAATACGAACTTCGATTCTATCGGGAAAAAGAGAGAGACACTGACAACAAATGGTTTGAGAGattattgaaaaagaaaaacggCCTTGCAGTATGGGCAGTCAGTAATTGCAACAGCACTTATGGAGCTACGGAAAGAATGAAATACGCGAAATCACTGATGAAGGCAGGTCTAAAGCTAACGGCATTTGGACAATGCTTCGGTAAAAGACCCACTGGTGGCGAAATGTTACAGCAGCTGATGCGACATAAGTTTTACATGTCCCTAGAAAATTCGATTCATTGCCCTGATTATGTTTCGGAAAAGTTCTGGAGAAATGGTCTACGCGCTGGTGCTGTGCCAGTAGTATGGGGTCCATCTCGAGAAGATATTGCAGAAATTGCCCCAAAACATTCTTATATTCACAGCGAAGACTTTGAAACCCCAGAGAAGCtggtgaaatatttaaattatttagaTAAAAATCAAACAGCTTATTTGGAGTATCATGCTTGGCGTTTTAAACCAATAGACGATTCGATACCTGAAGAAGACATCATACCAACATACAGATCGTCGTTGTGTCGACTgtgtaaaaaaattaatgagAGGCCAATTGTTCGCAAAACGATTGCTTCTGTTTATGACTGGTTATATGAAACACGATATCCAGACGATTTGTGTTTTCGATGA
- the LOC120345042 gene encoding 3-galactosyl-N-acetylglucosaminide 4-alpha-L-fucosyltransferase FUT3-like isoform X2 produces the protein MYSLKTVDISDKSYDEMKVHRMTKHFRPRHNSWKTRHIVALSLVGFVWYTLVSKWSPTEDKSSLIRKLQGLKPVFSQKSSKSTMMTSTTTATKTTLRAIQKPSVLEKQKSDKSPKLVPPKQKSRNKDEDADPFNRKKLNMNNDPKLAELIPVEAPGRRTRPKLGGFLTPPPMTKKPPIILVWKAMEHQMKHYKEDLEFYFGEECGGCQLTTNRALAKECAALVHFNSPDLRKLMDVPDNSTRNPDQFYVFWSRETPAKTYSFRNVLQDKRFDPIFNLTINFRRDADIVDYFGNREYELRFYREKERDTDNKWFERLLKKKNGLAVWAVSNCNSTYGATERMKYAKSLMKAGLKLTAFGQCFGKRPTGGEMLQQLMRHKFYMSLENSIHCPDYVSEKFWRNGLRAGAVPVVWGPSREDIAEIAPKHSYIHSEDFETPEKLVKYLNYLDKNQTAYLEYHAWRFKPIDDSIPEEDIIPTYRSSLCRLCKKINERPIVRKTIASVYDWLYETRYPDDLCFR, from the exons ATGTATAGTCTGAAAACTGTTGATATTTCGGACAAAAGCTACGACGAAATGAAG GTCCACAGAATGACGAAGCATTTCCGACCACGGCACAATTCATGGAAGACGAGACATATCGTTGCCCTGTCTTTGGTAGGTTTTGTTTGGTACACTCTGGTTTCCAAATGGTCTCCCACAGAAGATAAATCTTCTTTGATCAGAAAACTTCAGGGATTGAAGCCAGTATTTTCACAAAAATCTTCGAAAAGCACCATGATGACGAGTACAACCACGGCAACTAAAACCACCTTGAGAGCAATACAGAAACCGTCCGTACTTGAAAAACAGAAATCTGATAAATCACCCAAACTTGTGCCTCCCAAACAAAAGTCCAGAAATAAAGACGAAGATGCCGATCCGTtcaacagaaaaaaattgaacatgaaTAATGACCCAAAATTGGCTGAGCTTATTCCAGTTGAGGCACCTGGTAGAAGAACTAGACCGAAATTGGGAGGTTTCTTAACACCTCCTCCTATGACGAAAAAGCCTCCTATAATTCTAGTGTGGAAAGCTATGGAACACCAGATGAAACATTATAAGGAAGATTTGGAATTTTATTTTGGAGAGGAATGTGGGGGTTGTCAGTTGACAACAAATAGAGCGCTGGCGAAAGAATGTGCAGCCCTGGTTCATTTCAATTCTCCAGATTTACGAAAACTTATGGATGTACCGGATAACAGTACCAG aaatccggaccaattttacgttttttggtCTCGTGAGACCCCGGCAAAAACTTATTCCTTCAGAAATGTACTTCAAGACAAACGTTTTGATCCAATCTTCAACCTTACAATCAATTTTCGGCGGGATGCAGATATTGTTGATTACTTCGGTAATCGAGAATACGAACTTCGATTCTATCGGGAAAAAGAGAGAGACACTGACAACAAATGGTTTGAGAGattattgaaaaagaaaaacggCCTTGCAGTATGGGCAGTCAGTAATTGCAACAGCACTTATGGAGCTACGGAAAGAATGAAATACGCGAAATCACTGATGAAGGCAGGTCTAAAGCTAACGGCATTTGGACAATGCTTCGGTAAAAGACCCACTGGTGGCGAAATGTTACAGCAGCTGATGCGACATAAGTTTTACATGTCCCTAGAAAATTCGATTCATTGCCCTGATTATGTTTCGGAAAAGTTCTGGAGAAATGGTCTACGCGCTGGTGCTGTGCCAGTAGTATGGGGTCCATCTCGAGAAGATATTGCAGAAATTGCCCCAAAACATTCTTATATTCACAGCGAAGACTTTGAAACCCCAGAGAAGCtggtgaaatatttaaattatttagaTAAAAATCAAACAGCTTATTTGGAGTATCATGCTTGGCGTTTTAAACCAATAGACGATTCGATACCTGAAGAAGACATCATACCAACATACAGATCGTCGTTGTGTCGACTgtgtaaaaaaattaatgagAGGCCAATTGTTCGCAAAACGATTGCTTCTGTTTATGACTGGTTATATGAAACACGATATCCAGACGATTTGTGTTTTCGATGA
- the LOC120344594 gene encoding uncharacterized protein LOC120344594, with translation MEDPENEVIDEKEYSLASELRDLCSDFRKESASKLAQCADVLLKLGEIYLKKVDHTSGILQKLTYIRCSTLLNGAKVRFKLKNMEEEAVATEDLLQRMGIKVLQSACAHKTKDLVKISNKLFKRIKKFRMMYSSKVRRIPHLPEVGDEFFKSMKVFYVKELLQEVTDEYKSIMKTISEKCLIILGESPCDFAAVGLGSLARGEITPYSDFEHVLVLEDGVECRKDYKDIKEYFRWYSVLFQLIMINFGETFIRSVGIKSLNDLYSNDPEKNWFYDIFTPCGISFDGMAPHACGNPLGRQYQTEKCRHILELIKPSSEMAKLVNSTEDLNNGYYISELISRPCFVNGSQLVYDQFQSFVWKELEEVQRYKDVGKLISSNVLAQVRNNQDYFQKDKILNVKTDVYRPITVILSCHARVHSIRDFSSFRIIEDLFQTGVLSAKAYVEYRFALTIACEARMKVYVKYANQRHKIAMKTLLEIIGKPSFIEFYENMLLIRHDYHLCSELNLSKLGASLINSYRSEGFEYFGEKFEMAEARGLANAGLYFEAIQICPVIPMEEWKMYALFCEVCAEVCKDALADEAMLKICIESAGRINLGDSSIPLEVRTIVCRFRGLAEGLLGLRSNLNSTIRRFARVFVPMTLGGAKHFLSLLMYMNNFFGVKFDSESTLFSDLHDLIQTWEVSNNKAEEICKTVTLAKLMRVFDKPSEAIKLAVSARRKLRDYASNFSEEFVMGQLHVLIWIIDRLRRDAATAKELTNLVDITEIADMWTALGHMSENENKRVEIIPCNKIWCLNELGRNEEALAKCDEYLADENLGKDAKVGLLNLKGNTYILLSDKEQRNKRYDNASKQIERAIRLYKNMDHEEMNENCQIGYALAASKFFDVSLGEGLETLANARAILENLPDQTRLSFFKTYHAEYKVKWQDLYKQETNENCITLLHCILGLWRFTIARNIVVIGKMTKGDEILDSHVMIERYSNQLRLLEKHGDPKMKNVATVFLNFLLMSAASGMDEVYLGFAWIRQKPDVLREFRQVRNDIERKVWVDLFDKSKQNLSLFRRLFLLAILRASVDQNKDDLASVKINHIPISISYPFLVSKDGKCMNDNDKILS, from the exons ATGGAAG ATCCAGAGAATGAAGTAATCGACGAAAAGGAGTATTCATTGGCATCTGAGCTCAGAGACCTGTGTAGTGATTTCCGAAAAGAGTCAGCCAGCAAATTAGCACAATGTGCCGACGTTCTTCTTAAGCTCggtgaaatatatttgaagaagGTTGACCACACGTCCggaatattacaaaaattaacCTATATTCGATGCAGCACGCTGTTAAACGGAGCAAAAGTTAGATTCAAACTGAAAAACATGGAAGAGGAGGCCGTTGCAACTGAAGACCTTTTGCAAAGAATGGGAATAAAAGTTCTTCAATCTGCATGCGCTCATAAAACGAAGGATTTGGTCAAAATCtctaataaattattcaaaagaaTAAAAAAGTTTCGAATGATGTATAGCAGTAAAGTGCGACGTATCCCTCATTTACCCGAAGTTGGagatgaatttttcaaaagtaTGAAAGTGTTTTATGTAAAAGAACTATTGCAAGAGGTAACAGATGAATACAAGTcaataatgaaaacaatttcAGAGAAGTGTCTGATTATACTCGGTGAAAGTCCCTGTGACTTTGCCGCCGTAGGACTGGGTTCTCTTGCCCGTGGAGAAATCACTCCGTACTCGGATTTTGAACATGTTTTGGTTTTGGAAGACGGCGTAGAATGCCGTAAGGATTATAAAGACATAAAAGAATATTTTCGTTGGTATTCAGTTCTCTTTCAGTtaataatgataaattttggAGAAACATTCATTCGGAGCGTTGGTATAAAAAGTTTGAACGATTTATATTCGAATGACCCGGAAAAGAACTGGTTTTATGACATATTCACCCCGTGTGGCATTTCCTTTGATGGCATGGCGCCACATGCTTGCGGCAATCCCTTAGGAAGGCAGTACCAAACGGAGAAATGTCGCCACATCCTTGAACTTATAAAGCCTTCGAGTGAGATGGCAAAACTCGTGAATTCAACCGAGGATTTGAACAACGGTTACTACATCAGTGAACTTATATCAAGGCCTTGTTTTGTGAATGGCAGTCAGCTGGTTTATGACCAATTTCAGTCTTTTGTTTGGAAAGAATTGGAGGAAGTCCAAAGATATAAAGATGTTGGAAAGCTAATATCGTCCAACGTTCTTGCACAAGTGAGGAATAACCAAGACTATTTCCAGaaagataaaattttaaacGTTAAAACAGACGTATATCGGCCAATCACCGTCATTCTTTCTTGTCATGCTCGAGTGCATAGCATACGAGATTTTTCGTCATTCCGAATTATTGAGGATTTATTCCAAACAGGGGTTCTTTCAGCGAAGGCCTATGTGGAATACAGATTTGCTCTAACAATAGCTTGTGAAGCTCGGATGAAAGTATATGTAAAATATGCAAATCAGAGACATAAAATAGCGATGAAAACTTTACTTGAAATCATTGGTAAACCGAgctttattgaattttatgagAACATGCTCTTGATTCGACATGATTATCATTTATGTTCTGAGCTGAACCTATCTAAACTAGGAGCTTCCCTTATAAACTCTTACCGTTCCGAGGGCTTTGAATATTTTGGCGAAAAATTTGAGATGGCAGAGGCGAGAGGTTTGGCGAATGCCGGCTTGTACTTCGAAGCAATACAGATCTGTCCCGTGATTCCTATGGAAGAATGGAAAATGTATGCACTATTTTGCGAAGTCTGTGCCGAAGTTTGTAAAGACGCTCTAGCTGACGAGGCGATGCTAAAAATCTGCATTGAAAGCGCCGGAAGAATAAATCTAGGTGACTCTTCGATACCTCTCGAAGTAAGGACCATCGTTTGTCGTTTTAGAGGCTTAGCAGAGGGATTACTTGGATTGCGCTCTAATTTGAACAGTACAATAAGGCGATTCGCTCGTGTTTTCGTCCCAATGACATTAGGAGGAGCAAAACATTTTCTTAGCCTTTTGATGTACatgaacaatttttttggtGTGAAATTTGACAGCGAATCAACATTGTTTAGTGACCTCCATGACTTGATCCAAACATGGGAAGTTTCCAACAATAAAGCGGAAGAAATATGCAAGACAGTAACATTGGCAAAACTAATGCGAGTTTTTGACAAGCCCTCTGAGGCCATTAAGCTAGCTGTTTCAGCAAGGAGGAAATTAAGAGATTATGCTAGCAATTTTTCTGAAGAATTCGTAATGGGACAGTTACATGTTCTGATATGGATCATTGACAGGCTTCGGCGAGATGCTGCGACCGCCAAAGAGCTGACAAACTTAGTCGACATTACCGAGATTGCCGATATGTGGACTGCTCTTGGTCACATGTCCGAGAACGAAAACAAACGAGTTGAAATAATCCCGTGTAACAAGATATGGTGCCTCAATGAGCTCGGTCGAAACGAGGAAGCATTGGCAAAGTGCGACGAATACTTAGCCGATGAAAATTTAGGTAAAGATGCAAAAGTTGGACTTTTGAATCTAAAAGGTAATACGTACATACTATTAAGCGACAAGGAACAACGAAACAAACGTTACGACAATGCCTCAAAACAAATAGAACGGGCAATTCGACTATACAAAAACATGGACCAcgaagaaatgaatgaaaattgtcaaattgGATATGCGTTGGCGGCATCCAAATTCTTCGATGTCTCCCTTGGTGAGGGCTTGGAAACTCTCGCAAACGCGCGAGCTATTTTGGAGAATCTGCCTGACCAAACTAggttatcatttttcaaaacatacCATGCTGAGTATAAAGTGAAGTGGCAAGATCTGTATAAGCAAGAAACGAACGAAAATTGCATTACATTATTACATTGTATTTTGGGTTTATGGCGCTTTACTATTGCTAGAAATATAGTAGTGATCGGTAAAATGACTAAAGGCGATGAGATATTGGATAGCCATGTAATGATTGAACGATATTCAAATCAATTGCGACTCTTAGAAAAGCATGGAGATCCTAAAATGAAAAATGTGGCAActgtgtttttaaattttttattaatgagCGCCGCGTCTGGAATGGACGAAGTTTATCTTGGGTTTGCTTGGATCAGACAAAAACCTGACGTTTTGCGCGAATTTCGACAAGTTAGGAATGATATTGAACGCAAGGTTTGGGTAGATTTGTTcgataaatcaaaacaaaatctttcactTTTTCGTAGGTTATTTCTGTTGGCAATTCTACGAGCAAGTGTTGACCAAAACAAGGACGACTTGGCCAGCGTAAAGATTAATCATATACCAATCTCAATTTCTTATCCATTCCTTGTTTCAAAAGATGGAAAGTGCATGAAtgataatgataaaatattatctTGA